The following proteins are co-located in the Sulfurospirillum deleyianum DSM 6946 genome:
- a CDS encoding helix-turn-helix transcriptional regulator has product MSITLTNHNLLEMVPELFSVKASRSIGETPVLKEYGRVNLKYFNTGNGIAYGAFEGLFYEEVHLHSWEMEELSFLYFNAGEHLHFKSLSDNLEFCMNAKSTMQGTIHEGLRSLGIYEKNRYYSSHSVIISHELYQTLAHETRTLNPLSSSKNLLHIQDYGSMLHTQSILLNQIAHQHIFQGKLQELFLESKLLELVYQTFHKLPLHVNEEFSSQDTKALHKAKQILLSNLTNPPSLKDLAHHIALNEFKLKKGFKALFGTTVYGMLHAHRLKEAKNLLEHNDISVQEAALHVGYKSLSHFSKAFKAYYGIFPIEIKKERNYFYLS; this is encoded by the coding sequence AAGCATCGCGAAGCATAGGAGAGACTCCTGTATTAAAAGAGTATGGTAGGGTAAATCTTAAATATTTCAATACAGGCAATGGCATAGCGTACGGTGCCTTTGAGGGACTCTTTTATGAAGAGGTACATTTGCATTCGTGGGAAATGGAAGAACTCTCCTTTCTTTATTTTAACGCAGGTGAACATCTTCATTTTAAATCACTCAGCGATAATCTAGAATTTTGTATGAACGCTAAAAGTACAATGCAAGGGACGATTCACGAGGGTCTTCGCTCTCTTGGTATTTATGAAAAAAACAGATACTACTCAAGCCACTCTGTGATTATTTCCCACGAACTTTACCAAACCTTAGCCCATGAAACACGCACCCTAAACCCACTCTCTTCTTCTAAAAATCTGCTTCATATTCAAGATTATGGATCCATGCTTCACACACAATCTATCCTTTTAAATCAAATTGCACACCAACATATTTTTCAAGGCAAACTGCAAGAGCTTTTTTTAGAATCTAAACTGCTTGAACTTGTGTACCAAACCTTTCACAAACTACCTTTACATGTAAACGAAGAATTCTCATCTCAAGATACCAAAGCCTTGCACAAAGCCAAACAGATTTTGCTCAGCAATCTTACCAATCCTCCCTCACTCAAAGACTTAGCCCACCACATTGCACTCAATGAATTTAAACTCAAAAAAGGCTTTAAAGCACTCTTTGGAACAACGGTATATGGCATGCTTCATGCCCATCGCCTAAAAGAAGCAAAAAATCTCCTCGAACATAATGACATTAGTGTGCAAGAAGCAGCTTTACATGTAGGCTACAAAAGCCTCAGTCACTTTAGTAAAGCCTTTAAAGCATACTATGGGATTTTTCCTATCGAAATAAAAAAAGAGCGCAACTATTTTTATCTCTCCTAA